In Canis lupus baileyi chromosome X, mCanLup2.hap1, whole genome shotgun sequence, one DNA window encodes the following:
- the PPP1R2C gene encoding protein phosphatase inhibitor 2 family member C, with the protein MAASAASHRPIKGILKNKSSTASSVAASSPQSGGNIQEVQRKKSQKWDESNILATHRRAYRDYDLMKINEPSSPHCGQRDYGEDPGSDLDAKDTMSPDVVAKKLAASGTSRWSRQVGEPDSDGAHSSKTFFDAQEKQRQFEMKRKLHHNEGLNIQLARRLISNDLQHEKDEDDNGGAPRGASEHSTGLEESSDEVSTSDEPQSQPSHS; encoded by the coding sequence ATGGCGGCCTCCGCCGCCTCGCACCGGCCCATCAAGGGGATTCTGAAGAATAAAAGCTCCACTGCTTCCTCTGTGGCGGCCTCCTCCCCGCAGTCCGGAGGGAACATCCAGGAGGTACAGAGAAAAAAGTCCCAAAAATGGGATGAATCCAACATCCTGGCAACACACCGTCGGGCCTACAGAGACTATGACTTAATGAAGATAAACGAGCCCAGCAGCCCCCACTGCGGCCAGCGAGACTACGGAGAAGACCCAGGGAGCGACTTGGACGCAAAGGACACCATGAGCCCGGACGTCGTAGCTAAGAAACTGGCCGCCAGCGGGACCTCGCGATGGAGCCGTCAGGTGGGGGAGCCCGACAGTGATGGAGCACACAGTAGCAAGACCTTTTTCGACGCGCAGGAAAAGCAGCGGCAGTTcgaaatgaaaaggaaactacACCACAACGAAGGCCTGAACATCCAGCTGGCCAGACGACTCATCTCCAACGACCTGCAGCACGAGAAAGACGAGGATGACAACGGAGGAGCACCACGTGGTGCCAGCGAACACAGCACCGGCCTGGAAGAGTCCTCGGATGAAGTTTCTACAAGCGACGAACCGCAAAGCCAGCCGTCCCACAGCTAG